The genomic window TTTGCATCATCCCACTGCTTGTCTTCGCAGGGGTGCAGCGCGCACCCTCCCCGGGCGCAGCGAGTTCCTTCAGTCCCGCCTTGTCTGCGTCTGTACCCTGCAtgcacctggcacagagctcaACTTATTGCCCCGTGAGCTCATAGTCCTTTGACCTGTAAAACACGCTCTTGGCCCAGCTTTGCTAACTAGATGAAACAGCGGAAGAGCGCTCTGACCTTGGCTCTGACTCCCGGTTACACCTCCTCCAGGCTGGCTGGTAGGAGGACAGGAGGGAAAGACAGGCACCAAGCAGCAGGAAGGCCCTGTTCTTGAAGCTGCAGCCAAGGGAGGAGGCACCCAGCGGGCACCGGTAAGTGTGAGGCACCGCCTGGCACAGCCCTCGGGGAGCAAAGCCCAGCCCCAGGGCACACAACCGCAACCTCCACGGCCTGCCTCGAGCCTCTGTCCCGTCTCCACACCCCAAGAATGTCTGGAGGAGCTATGGCCCCCACGTGCGGTGCCTCTAGCTTCCCTAGTCTCCCCTCTTGCACCCACCCCAATGTCGTCTTTACCCACGgttcctccctcacctccccgTCCAGGCCCTTCTCCAACCCCCGCAGTGCCCCCCAACTGACTGCTAATCTCCCGGGATCCACCCGCCGCCCTTTCCCAACCCCGTGGCCTTCACGACCCATGCAGGATGGCCAACTGACGTCGCCTGCTCAGAAGGAAAGGCTGAGCTCTGTCACGTGTCCCGTCATCCAGTCAAGTGTGCCACCTCCCGTGAACACCCAGCTCCCCGCCACCAGAGACACGCCCCTGAGTCGTTTTCGTGACCCGTTGGACGACCCCCCCCGCCCACCTGGGTCCTGCTCTTCTATATTAAATCCCGCTCTAACCTCACAGCTGCAGAGAAGCGAGCTGTGTCGACACTGGTGGATTCCGGGCGCCCGTCCCAATCACTCAGTAGTCGTAAGGGTAACCTCTCACGTGATTCAGCCTTTACTATTTTGAAAATACGGTATCATTTGTTCCCAGAACAAACCGGTGGGGACAGGCTTCAGTAGCCCCTTACACATACGAGCCCCCCACAGCTCAGCATCAGTGACTCCTCCAACACCATGGCAAGTCAGACACTGAGCCCCAGCTCAGACTCAGACTCACGGGCTCCCTTGTCCAGCATTCCCCCTCGGAGGACGATGACGGcctcgcccccccaccccaccccagagctCTCATTACTAAGTGTCCGGTGTCTTGGACAGAGCCAGTCCTGTTTTCTTTGTACCTCCTTGTTCTGGTCAGCTGTGCTTGGAGCCAAGGGTCTATGACATTCTGTTGATGGGAAGTCTCTGGTGATCAGGGACACGACCGTCCTGTCTCCGATCCTCCCTGAGAATCCAGGACAGCGGTCTGCCAACCAGAGGAATTTGGCCTGGGGGCGAGGGCAGGTACCACTGGCAAGAGCTTTTCACCTTCGGGGTGCGGCAAACCCCACAGGCAGCAACGTGGGCCCCGCGCTAACCAAGGGCGGCCGCCCTGCATTGGGCACTGACCCAGGGCCAGGCATCATGCAGTTCTTTATTGACATCTTTATTGACATTATTCAGGCCTCACAACACATTTCCACGGGAGGTATTGTTATTGGCAAACGAGGAAACTAATGTTCAGAGACGGAGAGCCACGGTGCGACCCACCTCTGTCTGAGTCCAAAAGGAGCACATAAATAGCAGAAatcaatatgtattttaaaaatatgataatccCTTACTCCCTGAAGGTCTATCATACCCgtgactcttcctttccctgaaagcAGAATTCAGGGAGAGGAAAGCAAGGGCAGGATGTACTTCATACCTGAACCcacccacacagacacacacacgcgcacacacacacagatcagttatgcctaccaccaccaccctggATTTCCTAGCCAGGGTGTGGGTTATGAGGGGGTGGAAGTCGTTTTTCCCAGGACCCTAGTCCTCATCCCCTTCCCTGGTGCtaaataaaagtgaataaatactaaataaatacaacggctccccttccccactggcttccccctccctcccgtGACCAGCAAGGGCAGAGGGGGCAGTGTAGATGGGGACTGCGTCCCAGCCCCTTCCATCCACCACCTGTCCCTGCCGTCCAGGGCAGGAAATCAGGGCAGGGCCAGCCTGCGCGTCGGGGGCGGGGAGGAGCGCGGGCCTCACgctctccgcccctccccacgGTGTCTGAGTGTCCGCGGGTCCGCGGGAGGGAGCCGCGGAGGCCCCGTCTTTCTGCCAACTCAGTCCGAGGCCCCGGTGCCCGGCAAGGGCAGCGGGGAGGATGAGGTTATTTCCTGCCCGCCCAGGGGCGCCGCCGGAGGATCTCCAGAATCTGAGCCTTGCGGTGCAGCCAGTCCTGCGGAGGGGGGCGCGGTGTGGACGGAGCTGGCCGGGGCACGAAGAAGCTGTAACGCAGGCGAGCGTTCTGGGGGTTGCCGGCCACCAGGACCTGCAGCGTGAGCGGCTGGGCCAGCGGCCCATGGCCGGCCAGCGTCTCTGAGGCTGCCGTGGCCCCGCTATAGCGGAGGCTGACGCCCCCGGGCAGGACCACGTCCGTGGGCGAGGGCATTAGTGTGTACTCTCCGTTGAGGGCGTAGGAGCCATCTGGAAGCTTCAGGGCCAGATAGAGACTGCGGACCCCAGGGGACCCCTGCTGCCGGACCAGGATATGCGTGGCCCCCGCGGGGATAGTGACCACGTTGTTGTATCCATACCTGAGCGGAAAGAGAAGAGGGGGGGAGCTCAGCATCTTCCCGAATCTCCTCAGCCTTTCTGAGCCGCTTGTAGGATTGTGTGTGTGAGTCTGCGTGTGCAGAGGCGTGTCTCCCCAAACCTACATGAGGTGTCGGGCCTGGATCTGAGCTCCCTGCCAATgcgccctcctccctctcccgtCTAGACCCCTGACTGAGGTGCCCTTCTGAGCCCACCTCTCCCCAGCCGGTCCAGTTCCCACTCTCCCTCCAGGAGCAAGTCACTCCCCTCCCCAGGAATCACTCCCTCAGGCCCACCAGGGCCCTCACAGCAGCCCCAAGCTGCCTGTTGAACACATGGGACACTGTGCTCGAACTCCTTACTCATCCGTCGCCCTCACTGGACTGTCAGCTCTCTGAGAGGACAGACAGTGTCAAGTTCACCTCTGTACCCCAAAAGGGCCAGGAAGGAGGAAATCAATAGTGAATGAACCTGAATTTTCTGAAGGAGCCAGACTGTTTACTGCAGCTGGAACCATCCCCACCGCACACCATGCACTTGTCAAACTTCTTTTTGGAGCCAATGACACGGTCACAGCCTGCATGGATACAGCGGCCCTGGACACAGACCGACGAGCTGTCCGGGGAACAGGGAGTCCCATCTACCACCTGCCAAGAGAAGGAGTGATGCAAAGGGTTCTTCCTTAGTCAGGAGGGGTTGGTGAGCCAGACCAGACCCACATCCCACCCAGGAGGGGACGTCAGAAAGGCTGGGTGGGAGGGGACGAAGATGGGATGTGGGGGGAGTCCCAGCCCTGTGAAGGGGGACTAATCCTAACGATACTAATTACAAAAGCCACCATTTCCAGAAGACTCCCTCGCAAtcgggcactgtgctaagtgccttATAAACTAGAATATAGATCTCACACGCTGTTGGAGGTTTCTAGACACAGAACACTGTGgtttagaaaaatgaagagacTCTCCCAAAGATGAGCTGGCTGGCAAGCCAAGGGGCCACGAGGGAAATGGGCAGGTCTGAATCTCAGCACCAGCACGGAACCTTGATGGTAGCGACCCAGACGGCCGCTAGAGGGCGGCCGACGAGCAAGAATGCTCCCGGGGGCAGAGCCAAAACCTCTTGGAGGGCGCCTTCTTCCTTTGGGCTTTCACAAGCCGCCTTCTCCCAGAGAAGGGGTGCAGGGACGCCACAGTCTCCAAGACGCCTGTCCAGTGAGGCGGACGAGGCCACCCATGTAAGTGACAGAGGAGGCCCACAGAAAGGGGGTCAAAGACTTGCCCAGAAGGCCACATCTGTTCTCAGGCAATAGAGAGATGGGATctgggagacagaagagagagaaaaagaacccaAAGAACAGGGGACGGGCTGGAGCTGCCTGACTGGGAACCGATCCAGAGTCTGGGGCCTGGTTTCTAAATATCTGCGGGTGGGAAAGTGTGAGTGGACCCTGCGTGGGCCTGGAACGACCGCGGGAGGGTCTTTGCCATCAGAGAGCAGGGGCTTCGGGACAGTGAGCACAGCGggggcccaggggcacctggtccTCACCCGTGGTTCCAGCACGTAATAGTAGCCCAGGGCCCGGGCCTGGCAGGTGAGCTTGCACTGGTCCCGGGGGGCTACCCCCGTGTAGCGAGGGACCCAGTCCATGGGCCCCGGGAAGCTCTTGAAGAGGTCAGTGCGGTGGTTGAAAGCGGCACACTGCTCGTCACGGAAGGTCAGTGCTGTAGGGGGTGAAACCGGCGGTCAGGGTCCTCTTTGCTCACAACATTCCCCGTGAGCCCCTCCACCTAAGCCCCTCAGAGCTCTAGACAGCCTGGCACCTCTCTCTCCTGCAGACCGCCAGAGAAGGTTCCCAAAGGGTGAAGTTACTCCCCTCAACAGCAGGGACTGTCCCCCCAACTCCGCCCCGCTCCAGGGACCATGGGTCCTGCTCTACCAGCATCCCCTCCTAATggcttctgcccctcccgctcctcacctgagccagctgggcagtCCTGGGTGTTGCAGGACCGGAAGCGGGTGCGGCGACCCTCGCAGTACTTGCCGCCATTCCGGGGGACCGGCCGCGTGCAGTCCCGGGACGAGAACTGGACGCCACCGCCGCAGCTCCGAGAGCAGTCGCCCCATgacccccaggggccccagccaccAGCCTGGGGGATCTGCAGAAGCACAGAATGGAGGGGCGGGATCAATACCCTCTCTCTGGGTCAGGGCCGGCCCCAGTCCTTCAGACCCTCCGCTGCGTCCCTGGCGCGGgatctcacattgaagtcctgcAGCTGATCCGCGTGGAGGCAGCGGCCCCCCATGCAGGCCTGCGCCGGCCCGCAGGGGGTGCCGTCAGCCCAGGGTGAGTGCTTGGTCTGGCACATGGCATGGCCGTTGAGATGGCCGGAGCACCAGAGAGCAGCACAGGGCGGTGGCAGCTGGGGACAATGGCGTGAGTCGGGCCCAAAGGTCAGCTGGCACTGGCGGTCGGCGTCATAGTCCTTGCCAGGGAAAGTCACAGGCAGATGCAGGGGAGCCGCTGGCTTGTCTAAGAGACAGTGCCCTGGGGAGGAGATGGGGCAGGAAGTTAGCAATGGGCTAAGGGAACATTCTAGACTGCTAGCTGAAAGTGGGGACTCCCTGGGGCCTGATGGATCCTAGAATTCAAATCCTTGCACTGGAAAAGGCTGTGAATAGCTGATACAATGTATTGGGTGCTTATTACGTGCTGAACATTGGCTGAATGCCTGACCAGCCTTCCTCATTAACCACAGAGAGCAGCTCCAAAGTGGTGATCGTTTCACGCTGGCTTTACCGACCAGCCACACGAAGCTCATACTCACACATCTACACTTGTCTAGGAACAGAATCAGGCTGGGAACCCGAAGCGCTAAGTCTTCCGACCTCTTCTAACCAACTACAGACCTCCTGAGTCAGCTTAGTCTCCGCAGCCCTGCCCAGAAGTGGCCACCCTGCCACGGTTGCGCACCTCCAGGGATGGGCAATCACTCCCTTCCCAGCCAGCCTGTTCTCATGTGAGGGTTCTGACCCTTAAAAGGTCAGCTCTCATTCTATAGCACCAAAAGTCACCTCCCTTGTCTGTACTATTTATGCTAGAGGAAGTGGGAACCACACAAAGACAGAAGCATTTCTCACCCCATCCTACACTGCAGAGGAAACCCACTGGAGGCAGGCCGTCCGGCCcgtgcagaatgtggcagaagagaaaacacagtGCAGGGAGCAGGGACGGGGCGctgcccggggcggggggctgcCGTCTGCTTACCGTAGCCGTTGTCCAGGAAGTCAGTGATGAAGCGGGCACTGCAGGGGGACCAGGGCTCCTCGGGGTCCACATGGGCCATCACAGGAGCCATGACATGGCGGGAGGCGCTCCCAGGCCCATTCAGACCAACGCATGGTTTTGAGTTGTCATGGAGCATGTTGAAGACGTGACCTGTGACAGCAGAGGCCTTGCTAGGGTTGCAGAGTCCCATCTCTGTGCCCTCAGGGGGCTTCAAGCCCAGAATAACCTGGCTGCAGCTGTGGTCAGATCCATTCCCTACCCCACCCACACTGCCCCCCATCTCCTTCTGGGGCTCCAGTATGGAGCCCCCACAgctgtctccccttctcccagaaaCATATGCAGGGCACCTCCCGACCCTCTTTTCCTTTGTAGCCAGCGTTCCTAACCCCGAACCCAGCCACTCCGTCACTGACCCTCCTCAATAACATCTCTTTCGATAGGGTGCCCTCCCCAGacacgcgtgcgcacacacgGCGATCACGGTAAGTTTCCGCACACTATCTCGTTcgataaaaaaaatctaaatgtctaCACCCACAGCAGAAAGAGTTAATGACCATGGAGCTAGGCCTGGGCAGGAGGAAGAATCACCCTGTGACCCCTTCCGCCCTCCAGTGAGCTAACTGTCGCCTTCCCCTGCCCCGACGGCTGTCCCAGGCCGCCCTGTTGCCCCGCAGCCCCACGCCCACGTTACCCAGTTCGTGAGCCGCAGTGAAGGCCGACTGGAGCCCGTCGTCCTCCACGATAGCACAGCTCCGAGCCGGGTCACACACAGTGCC from Neovison vison isolate M4711 chromosome 10, ASM_NN_V1, whole genome shotgun sequence includes these protein-coding regions:
- the ADAMTS4 gene encoding A disintegrin and metalloproteinase with thrombospondin motifs 4, coding for MSRTDWHPRRSLAGCWLWGVHARPMLPTVPNSRPVGQLLLLLLPLASLLPSARPASPLPREEEIVFPEKLNGSVLPGSGAPARLLYRLPAFGETLLLELEQDPGVRVEGLTVQYLGQAPELLGGAEPGTYLTGTVNGDPESVASLHWDGGALLGVLQYRGTELHIQPLEGGTLNSAGGPGAHILRRKSPASSQGPMCNVKAPPGNPSPSPRRAKRFASLSRFVETLVVADDKMAAFHGAGLKRYLLTVMAAAAKAFKHPSIRNPVSLVVTRLVILGPGEEGPQVGPSAAQTLRSFCAWQRGLNTPEDSDPDHFDTAILFTRQDLCGVSTCDTLGMADVGTVCDPARSCAIVEDDGLQSAFTAAHELGHVFNMLHDNSKPCVGLNGPGSASRHVMAPVMAHVDPEEPWSPCSARFITDFLDNGYGHCLLDKPAAPLHLPVTFPGKDYDADRQCQLTFGPDSRHCPQLPPPCAALWCSGHLNGHAMCQTKHSPWADGTPCGPAQACMGGRCLHADQLQDFNIPQAGGWGPWGSWGDCSRSCGGGVQFSSRDCTRPVPRNGGKYCEGRRTRFRSCNTQDCPAGSALTFRDEQCAAFNHRTDLFKSFPGPMDWVPRYTGVAPRDQCKLTCQARALGYYYVLEPRVVDGTPCSPDSSSVCVQGRCIHAGCDRVIGSKKKFDKCMVCGGDGSSCSKQSGSFRKFRYGYNNVVTIPAGATHILVRQQGSPGVRSLYLALKLPDGSYALNGEYTLMPSPTDVVLPGGVSLRYSGATAASETLAGHGPLAQPLTLQVLVAGNPQNARLRYSFFVPRPAPSTPRPPPQDWLHRKAQILEILRRRPWAGRK